The genomic stretch AACTGTGGTCGAGGATACCACCTCAATGAGGAGGGTACACGCTGTGTTGGTACGGCTGGAAAACTCACCATACGCACTGCAGAAAAAAGTATATTACTAACCTTCCGGAGGTGAATATGTTATGATGTTGTCCTCTGTTGATGGCATCCACATCTGCAGATATTGATGAGTGTAAGGGCCCCGAAAAGGTCTGTGAAGGTCATGGTTGCATCAACTTGCTGGGCTCCTACCGCTGTGAGTGTGAGACTGGCTACATCTTCAACAGCATCAAACGGGCGTGTGAGGGTAAGTAGTTGCATCTTCCtctgcatgtaaacaaaacaagccaGTAGTACTGctcaaaatgtcatttcagcTTCTCACTGTGGCacattttgactttgtgttttagATATTGATGAATGCAGGCACTACCCTGGCCGTCTGTGTGCTCACAAGTGCGAGAACACTCTGGGATCCTACAAGTGCAACTGCACCACCGGCTTCAAACTAGCTGGTGATGGCAGGAATTGTGATGGTAAGATAAAAATCGAGAGAATTGCaactttcttttgtttattgtaGGCTATACTGTGCACATATTCTCAGTCACTGAAACAGTTCCACACCACCTTCAAAAAATACCCACCCTCTAGGCATTTAGTGCAATCCTGCAAAGTCCATGAGATTTCCACCCACTCTCAATAGTCTGTTCACATGAAAACCAAGCATGTAACTGTGTATGCATGCAGCACATATTCAGATGGACCAGGGAGGATCCGCATTTCTGCAGGTGCATCGCTTTTATTCTTCCACTGAGGCAGGATACAGTTCATAATGCCCTGTGATCATCTTGTCTCTGTGTAGATTTGAATGAGTGTGAGAGCAACCCATGCAGTCAAGAGTGTGCCAATGTGTACGGCTCCTACCAGTGTTACTGTCGCCGTGGCTACCAGCTCAGCGACATTGACGGCATGACTTGTGAAGGTAAAATGGACCCATTTTAACAGGATTACGtgagtcctgcattcagaaagCTCAAGGTGCTGTGGTGCTTTAGAGGAACAATTTACTATGTGTTAATGTGTACGCTCTGCTAATGTGTATGCATTCATTGAAGCAAACTCAGTCAGTCAATTAAAATATttaaccctgtttccaaaaaagttaggatgctaaatagaaacaaaatgtaatgttttgcagtacactgaaaccccatatttaattggAAATAGCTCAaaaacaacatatcaaatgttgaaactgagaaatctttttgttttttggaagttatatcctcatttagaatttgacgCCAACAACATGTTTCATAAAAGTTGGGACTTTGGCAACAAAAGACcagaaaagctgtgaaatgctgaaagaaaacagctggtggaacgTCTCACAATTAATCAGGTTaagtggcagcaggtgagtaacatgattgggtataaaaagagcctcccagagagtctttctgaagtaaaggTGGGGAGGGCTTCACCACTCTGCGACAGACTGCGCTGGCAAATAATACGATTACAATGACAActtaaaaataatatttctcaatgtaaaattgcaaagaatttggggatttcattgtctacagtacatactgtcattgaaagattcagagaatatgaagaaatctctgtacacaagagacaaggctgaaaaccagCAGTGGTCTGATCTTTGGGCCATCAGAcagcactgcattgaaaacagattCTGTAGAGGACATCGCTGTATGGGCTCAGGAACGCTTCCAAAAACCATCGTCTGTGAGCACAGTTCATCGCTGCAGCCACAAATGCAACTTGTGAATGTACCATGCAAAGCAGAAATGATATATATACAGGTTTTAGAGGTTTGCCAAGTAGACAacgtctttttcagggaaggccttgcTCATTTCAGCAATacaatgccaaaccacattTTGCATGTATCACAACAGCACGGCTCCTTAGTAAAAGAGTCTGTGTGCTCAACTGGCCTGTCTGCAGTCCCGACTTGCCTCCCATTGAAAATGATTTGCacattatgaaatgtaaaatacgACGAAGGAGAACCcaaactgttgagcagctgaaatcgtaCATCAAGTAAGAGCGAGAAAACACTGTACTTTCAACACGGCAGCAGTCGGTCTCCTCAGTTCCCGCTTACAGAGtgttgctagaagaagaggtGATGAGACAGAGTGTTGAACATGACCCCGTCCCAGCTTTCTTGAAACGTGTTGCTCAAATTCTAAATAAGGAtcaaatttttaaaaacaattaaatttCTCACTTTCTCATTTCAGAGCTTCTCCAATCATCACCCAGCTTCTTTGGAAACATGATTGTATGTTTCTCAAATGTCCTCTCTGGTTTGACTGGTTTTTACCTGTCCCCGTGGCATTTTTAGATATAGATGAGTGTGCCCTGCCCACTGGAGGTCATATCTGCTCCTATCGCTGTCACAACACACCCGGCAGCTTCCACTGTTCCTGTCCTGTCAGTGGCTACACCTTAGCACCCAACGGGCGCAGCTGCCAGGGTGAGCTGGCTCCACTGTGATGTTACATGTGACGGTTGCAGGCTTGTGTCAAGCTTGATACAAGTTATTTTCTTGAACGCTCTCAAATCACTTTTCCCCACTTTCCCTCCCAGATATTGATGAATGTGTGACgggtacacacacatgcacagagaatCAGAGCTGCTTTAATATACAGGGAGGATTCAGATGTCTGTCCTTTGACTGCCCGAACAACTACCGGCGTGTTGGAGAGACGTGAGTATCTGgattgtgtctctgtggctgCTTTTATGTGTCATCTGTGCTCATAGAAATATGAGAATTAATAGACAGGCATAATAATGCAAACATCAACCGAAGAcctcgcacacaaacactcacagagcAAGGTCCGTATTCGAATTGTCATCCCGCCAAGAGCTCTGAGTACAACAGTAAGCAACATCAGGCCTTTTAGACTGACCCTTATTCATATGTATGGATCAAGGCTGTGCATGTCCAGTATGCTCAATGCTGGAATGACTTCAGGAAAGATTCGGCTGTAgcatgttctgttgttttagAATGATGAAATGCACATGGAGATTTTCTCATTGGCTCAGTTACAGTAGAGGCTGTGTATGACCACCCTGTTATGGAGGCACGGGCGACAGAACGTCTTGCATGATCCCACAGAGGGCACCGTGACTGGCCTGTAAAGTGTCAAGAAGCCGCATACTGATGTTCCTTCCACTGCATGCCATGCACGGCAAATGAAATTTACACCtggtctctctcttttttctctctgtgcctgttttgttctgtcttaTCCCGTCTTGCCCTGCCCCTGCCCCTGCCCCCCCACCCTTCTCTCTTTGCAGTCGATGTGAACGCTTGCTTTGCAATGAATCTGTCGAGTGCCTGGCCATGCCCCTGAGAATAACCTACTACTACCTCACCTTCCCCACCAACATCCCTGTCTTCACCAACATCTTCCGCATGGGCCCCTCCCACTCCGTGGCCGGCGATGACATCCAGATTGCAATCACCGCCGGCAATGACGGCGGTTTCTTCAAGACGGATCGGGTGCCCACCGGCGGCGTGATGTCGGTGGCAAGGCTCATCAACAAGCCGCAGGACTTTGAGCTGTCTCTGGAGCTAAGGCTGCGTCGCTATGGCACACTCAGCACATACATGGCTAAAGTGCTGGTGTTTGTTACCCAGGAGGAGCCCAGAGTACCTTACAATCCCCTGCTAGAATAAACGCAAGAGCTGTGTAGGGTTACACAAAGTACTACACTCTTAAAAAGgatgtgtcattttaaatgcattgtctcgtagagaaaacagaaaaagtaaagcctcaacacaaaatgcatgCAATATGACCATACAGTACACCGACTACTGTATGTTGTAGCATATAAGGATGTGGCTATAAAACAATATGCAggcaaatataaatataaattatGGCTTCAAAATTAGTGATAATTATGAGATCAGTATTCATCTTTATAACCAAGGATCATTTATGTTTCTTTTAGTCATGGGCCGTTCAAATATACAAATGTATTTAACAATATGGACTTTGACCCAAAAAGCTAATGTAGACAGATGTTTGGAAACTAGATCAGAGGATTGATCTCACTCTAATATCTCTACGCTAAGCGtgaagctactgccagcagctggctaacttagcttagcataaagatcGGAAACTAGCCTTGCTCTGTCAGAATCCAACAAAATCCACCAACCAGAACCTCTAAAGTTCACTGATGACCATGTTGTGTctaaaccaaagtgtaaaaacaacaatttgcgGTTTTTggggactatttcttggccggTGTAaaaacttcctggagtctttcCTGGTTTACTGGGTACCTCACAGTAATATGAGGAGATTCAAAGAAAGTGATATCGATCGTCTCTCTGACTCTCAACGTGAAGGCGAGTGTGTTGATTTCCAAATCTATTTCCTAAAATGCCAAGTTATTaacattttcagacacaaaGAGTCTGGGGCCTTGTCTCTACTACATTAATATTTTTGTAATAAATTAACACAAATATGACTGTCCGACGCTACACGTGTTAAAGATGACACATGATTTTTCAAGAGTGGATATGAAAAAACAATTCAACTCACACAATCAAAGGAACAGATGTTAGACCTGTAGCATTTTACATAATCAACTTTTTACCACTAGGATTAAGGATCATTATTCAGCAGTATAAATTAGTCCAATTGAATGTATCGTCTTGGAGGTAAGGCATCGTGATAGCCGCTAGGTGGCGTTCTAAGTCAgggcaaaaaataaaatggtaaCGACCCAAGTCTGCCTACAACTGAGTGTAATTTGATGATGGTTGCATGataaagtctgacattttgcagtattttatggTTTATGTGTTGGATGAACAGTTTTCTATTAAAATTGAAATAGAAATAACACATGTTCAAGTCAAATCCAGTTCTTGATAATGGCACATTGTGGGGTTTTAATCAAATACAGCATAGGGAGCAGCTGGAATGTGAGACCAAATCACAGATGGAGGCATGAACACTTCCTCACACAGTTTCATATTACCATTATTCCAACAGCTTCAGTGAAGGGCAAATCCAATGATGCATGCAAATCTCTAGTAATACATATATTTAAAGTTAAAGGTACATGCTGTGAtctgattgaaaaaaaaaaaaaagtcacctgATTGGACAAATCTATGCACAAAGCATTTTAATAGACATACTAATACtacaaaacaacagattttaTTAACATTATTCATATTGTTTATTAATGTTTCCTGATAATTTGAAAGTTTTCTTGAATCATTGATGTTTGTCcacacagaaataaaccagGTGTATTTTAAATGGACTAAGAAACACATAAAGGCCAAATTTCCCATCCATAAATCAAGCTTATTCTAGGTCTAAATGTGCATATACTTCAAATTTCACGATTTATTAAATCCATAAAGTAATTCCACACCTCCAAATTCCAGTCAAAAATGAACCAGATCGGGCCTTTTAATGCATTTCCACTCCCACTCCCCAAACATCAGTTACCTTGCACCGCAAATACGTCTTTCTTTGACAGTTATTTTCTTGCACATCTCTTTAGCTCCCATTACATTTTGGGCTTAATGTAAAATACACAGATTTCCACTGCATACTGCGGGTGTAAACCCCAAAGCAGACAGATAATCCAAATGAAGGCTGAGTAAGTGACATGCGATGGGATGCAGTGGCAAAGGAGAGGGAAATGTGCACCAGCAGGAGAGTATAAATAGTTTGACATgctgtgaggctgctgcccAAGGGCTGTGGCTTATAATAACTGTAAATTCAGATGTCCTAGGTTCCTCCTGTCCTGAGCTGTCAGGCCAGTAAGGATGCACTTGGTCCCCAGTGGGGATATCCTTAAAATAAGAACAGAGTGGCGCACAGAAGgttttttcctcccctttgaCATTGAGTTATGGGGCTCTGGGCTCTGGCCGGTGGTCTGAACAATTTGTGGTACGGCAACATCACCGCGCACAGAATGAATGATGCcctacagtgtttgtgttggggCGTTATCAATGTGCCGACTATAAATAATAattaccaaaaaaaataaaaggccCTACGCTTGACCAGAGGACTTTCAtccaaaaagtctgtttttctttctggtcTGAAAGTATTGGGGTTTTTCTCCTGGGCTGGGCCACGTGAGGCACGGGGAGATGAAGAAGACGTGCGTTTgcgcatgcacgcgcacacacaagcatgtttgcatgcacaaaggcacacatgcacaaatgaacatatatacatacacacatttgttgCAACCATAAACATCCATTAACAAACATGGAGCTGTTGTTAGCTCCACTTGCTGCCCCTGCTTTGAAGTGCCCATCTGTGTGGAAGGGGGCAGTTCACCCTGGGTCATTATCTTCTCATAAATTTACTCTCTACCCCAACAGAGCTTTCACCTCATCCTCCAGAGCCCCACTCgggtctctctgcagctcaggccGTGGTATTATAAACTAGAAGAACATTTTGTGGGTTTGGCCTGGGCCAAAGCAAAACTTGGACCCACCCGCTAATTGCTAATTACAAGCCCCTACCCAGTGGTGGCTTGACTTTTTGTCAGGGGCTTCTCTCCTCGCTCTCCGTGGAAGGAGCCCTGCAACCCAAGCCATGCCTGGGCTTTGAGCTGCAGCCTATAGGTCCCCTGAGGAGCGCCAGAGATCCACGGCCCATGACTCACAATGTGGCTATATGGCTGCCATGCACATTAACTGGACTTATACA from Chaetodon auriga isolate fChaAug3 chromosome 6, fChaAug3.hap1, whole genome shotgun sequence encodes the following:
- the fbln1 gene encoding fibulin-1 isoform X2, which gives rise to MGPCAVLLCSLFGVLLGQGAEQITIEDCCQDGQRRGNDNEDCASLPLISESTTCMVVQEQCCVAVLEDNMCTTGINVAKDQGACDSLFTNTCETKTTKMCCDCCLLGKAAQQQGLPCDHNLSVGYQCGLVSRACCVDGATGNQTTLSGQAELQSKDETKENGDNSVLSDLCKGKCAHHCVGNDTCACFKGYKLHPDGKSCEDINECLLGASNCRGGERCINTEGSFRCQREVSCGTGYELTDNNNCKDIDECETGIHNCGPEFQCQNTQGSFRCLPKVKCAAGFIQDALGNCIDINECVSQTSPCHRGQVCINTAGSYVCQRNSVNCGRGYHLNEEGTRCVDIDECKGPEKVCEGHGCINLLGSYRCECETGYIFNSIKRACEDIDECRHYPGRLCAHKCENTLGSYKCNCTTGFKLAGDGRNCDDLNECESNPCSQECANVYGSYQCYCRRGYQLSDIDGMTCEDIDECALPTGGHICSYRCHNTPGSFHCSCPVSGYTLAPNGRSCQDIDECVTGTHTCTENQSCFNIQGGFRCLSFDCPNNYRRVGETRCERLLCNESVECLAMPLRITYYYLTFPTNIPVFTNIFRMGPSHSVAGDDIQIAITAGNDGGFFKTDRVPTGGVMSVARLINKPQDFELSLELRLRRYGTLSTYMAKVLVFVTQEEPRVPYNPLLE